A window of the Lactuca sativa cultivar Salinas chromosome 5, Lsat_Salinas_v11, whole genome shotgun sequence genome harbors these coding sequences:
- the LOC111908649 gene encoding uncharacterized protein LOC111908649: protein MGNELTWQVKSLEKKHVCARKYSLGSLITPSWIANHYLSDLIRNPKTKVKEMKADFLQRYSLKLSKGQCERVRTLAFTLIDGKLTDHYARIWDYGNEVLRSNLGSTVEIGVNVNPDAKYFKRIYICLKALKEGWLKGCRKVIDLDGCFLKGKVKGELLAAIGRDGNNQIYPIAWAVVNVENKDNWKWFIELLQSDIETVQGNGLTLISDQHKGLLEAVKEVMPYAEHRQCARHICANFYKRFNGEIYKTLFWQAAKSTTDQEFKNNMEKMKKLNNDAYDDLMKRNPKTWCRAYFETDRACEAVENGISESFNSAIIGARGKPLITMLEEIRLHVMERFDAMIRNTNSWKTIVAPNIIKKMRKWHKNMRNWIVIPNGPLLEVRNGYEGYMVDLEGWACACRLWVLSGLPCVYACAAINHTHKNLLDYVSDWFKKEKYQLTYSTSIVPLNGSNLWVKTPYDKLLPPKERRMQGRPSIKRKRDKNEKQTKYPTISGKGKIKKCHNCLQEGHNARTCKNEKVVPPPKEKKPPGRPKKTNSDERPPRGPSAATSGGSGGKGPTWVRGGRGSSAGTSGGRGGSSFIDEIFDSSMENEVIDMFDNFEEELRRAEMEMREGEPMLQFPESQFDEGVSITQDDGVAETQDLVPETQFDIENANLEDQSNVVGGIGIDVHVIREKLKPRKPSERII from the exons ATGGGAAATGAACTAACTTGGCAAGTGAAATCTTTGGAAAAGAAACATGTTTGTGCACGTAAATACAGCCTCGGGTCATTGATAACTCCAAGTTGGATTGCTAACCATTATCTTAGTGACCTAATTCGCAATCCCAAAACGAAAGTCAAAGAAATGAAAGCTGATTTTTTACAGAGATATTCTTTAAAGCTTAGCAAAGGTCAATGTGAGAGGGTAAGGACCTTAGCATTTACACTAATTGATGGCAAGTTAACTGATCATTATGCTAGAATATGGGATTACGGTAATGAAGTTTTAAGATCAAACCTAGGAAGCACTGTTGAAATTGGAGTCAATGTCAATCCGGATGCAAAATATTTCAAAAGAATCTACATTTGTTTGAAGGCTTTAAAAGAGGGATGGTTGAAAGGATGTCGTAAGGTGATTGATTTAGATGGATGTTTCTTGAAAGGGAAAGTTAAAGGAGAGTTGCTAGCTGCTATTGGTCGAGATGGAAACAATCAAATTTACCCCATTGCATGGGCGGTTGTGAACGTAGAAAATAAAGATAATTGGAAGTGGTTCATTGAATTATTACAATCAGATATTGAAACAGTTCAAGGAAATGGGCTTACTTTAATATCAGATCAACATAAG GGTCTTCTTGAAGCCGTAAAGGAGGTGATGCCATATGCTGAGCACCGACAATGTGCCCGTCATATTTGTGCCAATTTTTACAAGCGTTTCAATGGAGAGATTTATAAAACCTTATTTTGGCAAGCTGCAAAGTCCACAACAGATCAAGAGTTCAAAAACAATATGGAAAAGATGAAAAAGTTGAATAATGATGCATATGATGATCTCATGAAAAGAAATCCTAAAACATGGTGTAGGGCCTATTTTGAAACAGATAGGGCATGTGAGGCTGTAGAAAATGGAATATCTGAGTCTTTTAACTCTGCAATCATTGGTGCTAGGGGAAAACCTTTGATAACTATGTTAGAAGAGATTAGACTTCATGTGATGGAGAGGTTCGATGCAATGATAAGGAACACAAATTCATGGAAAACTATTGTTGCTCCAAACATAATTAAAAAGATGAGAAAATGGCACAAAAATATGAG gaattggattgttatcccAAATGGGCCTCTATTGGAGGTTAGAAATGGTTATGAAGGATATATGGTAGACTTGGAAGGTTGGGCATGCGCATGTAGGCTATGGGTATTGTCTGGCCTTCCATGTGTATATGCATGTGCGGCTATAAACCATACCCACAAAAATCTCCTTGACTATGTAAGTGATTGGTTCAAGAAGGAAAAATATCAGTTGACTTATAGCACTTCCATTGTTCCCTTAAATGGAAGCAAtttatgggttaaaactccaTATGATAAGCTATTGCCCCCAAAAGAACGTAGGATGCAAGGAAGGCCTTCTATTAAAAGAAAAAGAGACAAGAATGAAAAACAGACAAAGTATCCAACCATTTCGGGTAAAGGGAAAATAAAGAAGTGTCACAACTGTTTACAAGAAGGGCACAATGCTAGGACATGCAAGAATGAAAAGGTTGTGCCCCCTCCTAAGGAAAAGAAGCCTCCCGGTAGGCCTAAAAAAACAAACTCTGATGAAAGACCTCCGAGAGGACCATCTGCAGCTACAAGTGGTGGTAGTGGCGGAAAAGGACCAACATGGGTAAGAGGTGGAAGAGGATCATCTGCAGGTACAAGTGGTGGTAGAGGAGGAAGTTCATTTATTGATGAAATCTTTGATTCATCAATGGAAAATGAAGTTATAGACATGTTCGATAATTTTGAGGAAGAACTACGTAGGGCTGAAATGGAAATGAGAGAAGGTGAACCTATGTTGCAATTCCCTGAATCTCAATTTGATGAAGGAGTTTCGATAACTCAAGATGATGGAGTGGCCGAAACTCAAGATCTAGTGCCTGAAACTCAATTTGATATTGAAAATG CTAATTTGGAAGATCAATCTAATGTGGTTGGCGGGATAGGTATTGATGTACATGTTATCCGTGAAAAGCTCAAGCCAAGAAAGCCATCTGAAAGGATTATTTAG